The DNA window TTCGTCTGGTACTCGGCGTACGGCGGGTAGGCGGCGACCGCCCGCTCCCACCAGATCTCGCGCTCCTGGCCCTCCAGCTCGCGGGCCGTGTAGTCGCGTTTCACCTCGCCGTCCTGGAGCTCGACGTGCGGGTTCTTGCGGATGTTGTAGACCCAGACCGGGTTCTTCGGGGCGCCGCCGAGCGAGCCGACGACCGCGTACTCACCGTCGTGCTCGACCCGCATCAGCGCGGTCTTGCGCAGTGCTCCGGTCTTCGCGCCGATCGAGCTCAGCACGATGATCGGCATTCCCTGGATGTCATTGGCCTGTTCGCCATTGGTCTCTTCGTACTTCTCGGCCTGCTTGCGCGCCCAGTCGGACGTGCTGGGGAGGTATTCACCAGTCAACGGCATGATCCCGAGTCTATGAAGCGCACCCGAACCGCACCAGCGCGCTGACCGGAGCGCACTCGGCGCCCCGGACCGTGGTGATAGCCCGGCCAAAGGTCGGACCTACTAGCGAAGGCGGGTTCACGTGCGGCTTCTCACCGGCACCCTGGCCATCTCCCTGGCCACCGGCCTCGGCGCGGTCGCATTGCCCGGCATCTCCTACGCGGGCGTGCCGGCGACGGTGAGCGCGGCGCATCCGGCACGGGTCGTGGGCACCAGCGTGGACGCCTTCGGCCGCCCGGTCGTGGCCGTCCACGAGGCCACCGACCGCCGGGAGACCGCCGAACTGCTGGCCGAACTGCCGAACGCGCAGCTCGACGTCCCGGTGCGGGTGGCCGGCTCGGACCCGTACCGGTCCCAGCAGTGGGCGCTGCCGAAGATCAAGGCGACCACCGCATGGACGACGTCGACGGGCGCCGGCGTCACCGTCGCGGTGATCGACACCGGGGTGGACGCGAACCACCCCGACCTCACCGGCAAGGTGCTCCCCGGCTACGACATGATCAACAAGGTGGCCGGCGGGACCACCGACGGCAACGGGCACGGCACCCACGTCGCCGGCATCATCGGCGCGGCCACCGGCAACGGCATCGGGATCTCCGGAGTCGCCCCGGACGCCGCGATCCTGCCGGTGCGGGTCTTCGACGCCAAGGGCGCGGGGTACATGTCCGACGTCGCGGAGAGCATCGTCTGGGCCGCCGACCACGGCGCCGACGTGATCAACATGTCCCTCGGCTCCACCGGGAAGCTCGACGCGCTGGCCGACGCGGTCACCTACGCCCGGGGCAAGGGCGTCACGGTGGTCGCCGCCGCCGGCAACGAGCGGCAGAAGGGCAGCCCGGTCAGCTACCCGGCCGCCTACCCCGGAGTGATCGCGGTCGCCGCGACCACCGCCGCCGACACCTACGCGTCGTTCTCCAACGCCGGCGGCTACGTCGACGTCGCCGCCCCCGGCGACGCCATCGTCAGCACGTACCCCACCGCCCTGGCCGGCGGCGAGTACGTCGCGATGAGCGGCACCTCGATGGCGTCCCCGCACGTCGCCGCGGTGGCCGCCCAGCTGAAGGCGTACCAGCCGGCGCTCGGCCCGGACCAGGTCGAGAAGATCCTCGAGGCCACCGCGGTCGACCTGGGCGCCACCGGGTTCGACACCACCTACGGCAACGGCCGGATCGACGCGGCCGCCGCGCTCGACGCCGCCGGCCAGTTCGTCACCGCGAACGTCAGCACCCGGACCGTCACCTACGGCGCCCGGACCAGCACCACGTTCACCGCCACGTCGGCCGGCCGGCCGCTCGCCGGCACGACCGTCTCGGCGTGCCTCTCAATCGCCGGGGCGGCCTGGTCCTGCACGCCGGTGACCACGAACGCGGCGGGCGCCTACACCCTCACCCGGGCCGCGGACGCCACCTACAAGGCCCGCCTCCTCGTACCCTCGACGACGGACTTCGCCGCGGCCTCGGCCACCGCGAGCTACACGGCGAAGGCCAAGGTCACCGCGGTGCGCAGCACGAAGGGCGCGATCACGGTCAAGGTGACCGGCGCGTCCGGGCAGACCATGACGGTGCAGCGGTACGTCAGCAGGAAGTGGAAGACCGTACGCACGTTCCGCTCGACCGCGACCCGGAAGGTGACCGGCCTGGTCGGCGGCGGAACCTACCGCGTGGTCGTCGCCGGGACCAAACGAGTCGCGGGCGTGACCAGCGGCACGGTGAAAGCATGACCCTTTCCCCTACGTGAATACGGTTTACTTCAGGCCATGGGCATCATCTCCCGCGGCTTCGGCGGGCGGCGGCGTGAGTCGCTGCCCGGCCTGCCGCCCGGCCAGTACCTGACTCACGACTTCCCGGTGCTCTCCGCCGGGCCGACACCGCGCATCCCGCTCGACAGGTGGAAGTTCACGATCACCACCGAGACCGGTGAGAAGCACTCCTGGGACTGGAAGGAGTTCACCGCGCTGCCGGCCGAGGAGTTCACGGTCGACATCCACTGCGTCACCAAGTGGTCCAAGCTCGGCACCACGTGGAAAGGCGTCGCGCTGGACACCCTCTTCGAGGACGTGGAGTCGGCCGCCGACTACACGATGGCGCACAGCTACGGCGGCTACACCACGAACGTGCCGCTCGACGACCTGCTCGAGGGAAAGGCGTGGCTCGTCTACGAGTTCGACGGCGAGCCCCTGCACCCCGAGCACGGCGGGCCGGTCCGCCTGCTCGTGCCGCACCTCTACTTCTGGAAGTCCGCGATATGGGTCAACGGACTCCAGATGATCAATGAGGACGAGCCCGGCTTCTGGGAGGCCGGCGGCTATCACATGTACGGCGACCCGTGGCGTGAGCAGCGCTACCAGGGAGACTGACCGCTGTCATGAAGAACCGGATCAGCTGGCGGGTCGCCACCGTCTCGTCGGCACGCTGGGAGACCGCCTCGGCCCGTACCCTCGTGCTCGACGTGCCGGACTGGCCGGGCCACCTGCCCGGCCAGCACATCGACGTCCGGCTCACCGCCGAGGACGGGTACACCGCGCAACGCAGCTACTCGATCGCCTCCGCCTGGACGCCGGCGCCTTCCGCGACCGGGGCCGGCTCTGCCGGGGCGCCGGGGACCGTCGAGCTGACGATCCAGCGGCTCGACGACGGTGAGGTGTCGCCGTACCTGACCGACGTGGTCGAGCCCGGCGACCAGATCGAGCTGCGCGGCCCGGTGGGCGGCTGGTTCGTCTGGCGCGAGAAGCAGACCGCGCCGGTGCTGCTGATCGCCGGCGGCTCCGGCATCGTGCCGCTGATGGCGATGATCCGGGCCCGCGGCGAGGCACGCGGCCGCCAGCCGTTCCGGCTGATCTATTCGGTGCGCACGCCGGAGGACGCCGCCTACGCCGACGAGCTGCGCTTGCGGGTACGCGAGAATCCCGGCCTGGACGTGCATTTCGTCTACACCCGGAAGGCTCCGGACGGCTGGCCCACCCCGCCGAAACGGATCGACGTCGCGGCGATCAACTCGCACGGCTGGCCACCGGACTTCCAGCCGGACTGCTACGTCTGCGGCCCGACCAGCTTCGTCGAGACCGCCGCCGACATCCTGGTGGCGCTGGGCCACGACCCGAAGCGCATCCGCACCGAGCGCTTCGGAGGCGCCTGATGGAGATCGACGGGAACGCGCTCGCCGGTGACCTGTCCGAGGTCTTCGCCACGGACGCGACGGTCGCCGTCTTCACCTGCGCCGGCTGCGGCCACGCCGGCGCGGTGGCGACCCTGCGGGTGTGGGGGCCGGCGCCGGGAGCGGTCGGCCGCTGCCCCAGCTGCACCGACGTGATCCTGAGGCTGGTCCGCACCCCGTCCCGGCTGATCCTCACTCTGACCGGCGCCACCCGCCTCGAGCTGCCCCTCGACGCCTGAGCGGAAGCCGCGCGGTCCAGGGTTCCGGCCGGGGGCGACGAGGTCCGGGCGGGTGGGTGCTCCCGGCGCACCAGCGCTGAAGTCGGCCGACAGCAGCGGACGGGCGCACCAGCGCTGATGTCAGCTGACTTCCAGTAGGAGGGCTTGCTCCGGAGCAAGCAGCGGACACGGCAAACCGGCCTCGGCCAGCACCCGTCCCGGGAGCGTCACCTCACCCGCTGCCAGCCACGCCGGTGGGGTGTCCTGGACCGTCTTCGGTGGGGGGCCGATCGGGCGGACCGTGTAGAGCCGGTTCGGATCCAGGCCGGGGAAACGGATCGGCGGGGGCAGCGCGGTGCTCGGCGAACCGACCGCGACCAGGGCGTACACCGCCTCGGAGCGGTCCCGGGCCACCACCCCGTGTAGGCGGAACGCCGGGTCGGCGGCGTCGGCGCGGACCACCGTGCCGGTGTGCAGCAGCGGGCGCAGGCGCTTGTGCTCGGCGATCCAGGCGGCGATCAGGGCGCGCTCCGGCGGTGACGCGGTGGTCAGGTTCCACTCGATGCCGGCGCTGCCGAACAGGGCCGTGGCCAGGCGGAAGCCGAGCGCCGAGTGCCGGCCGGTGACATGCGCGGTGGCGTCGCCCAGGTGGCCGCCGAGGTATTCCGGCGGGATCAGGACGCTGGTCCAGCGCTGGATCCGCTGCCGGTCGAGCGGGTCGTTGGTGTCCGAGGTCCAGAACCGGTCGACCAGGTCGAGGATGCCGAGGTCGATCCGGGCGCCGCCGGAGGCGCAGCTCTCGATCTCCACGTGCGGGAACTCGGCGCGCAGCGAGGCGAGGAGCCGGTACAGCGCCCGGGTCTGCCGGTGTGCGGCGCCGGGCGTCAGCAGGTCGCGGTTGTGGTCCCACTTCAGGAACGCGATCGGGTACTCGGTGAGCAGCGCGGCGAGCCGTTCCCGCAGGTGGGCGTAGGCGTCCGGGTTGCCCAGGTCGAGCACGCGCTGCCAGCGCCAGGTCGGCCCGGAAGCGCCGCCGAGGATCCAGGACGGGTGTTCCCGGGCCAGCACGGAGTCCGGGCTGATCATCTCGGGTTCGACCCAGAGGCCGAAGTCCATGCCGGCGGCGTGCACGCGGGAGATCAGAGGGTGCAGGCCATCCGGCCAGACGGCCGGGTCCACGTACCAGTCGCCGAGGGCGCGCTTGTCGTCGCGGCGGCCGGTGAACCAGCCGTCGTCGAGCACGAACCGCTCGACCCCGGCATCGGCTGCCGCGTCGACCAGACGGGAGAGGACCGGCAGGTCGTGGTCGAAGTAGACCGCCTCCCAGGTGTTCAGCACGACCGGCCGGGGCAGGCGCAGCGCGGAACGGGAGCGGATCCACGGGTGCAGCCGGTCGGAGAGCCCGTCGATGCCGGTCTCCGAGTGGACCGCGACGAGCCACGGGGTCTCGTAGGACTCCCCCGGCGCGAGCCGGATCTCGCCGGGGGCGAGCAGTTCGCCGCCCCCGAGGGTGCCGGGGCCGAGCGCCGAGCGTTCCGCGACGAGCCGCTTGTCACCGCTCCACGCCAGGTGGACGGCCCAGAGGCGGCCGCGCCGGAAGCCGAAGCCGGGCTCGCCGGCCATCAGCAGGAACGCGTCGTCGTGTCCGGGACGGCCGTGCCGGCTCTCCCGGCTCCAGACGCCGTGCCGCAGCGGGGCGCGCTGCGGCTGCCGCTCGTGCGCCCACAGCCCGGTGAAGTCGAGCAGCTCGGCGGCGTCGGCGGGGATGGGGAGCGCGATGTCGAGCCCGGCGAGATCGAATGCGGTCGCGCCGCGGTTGACCAGCACGTGCCGCACGCGCAGGACGCCTTCCGCGGACAACTCCAGCTCGGTCGTCAGTTCGAGCGAACCGTCGGCGCTCTCCCCCCGTACCCACGCAATCGGGTCTTGATCGTGGAGCTCGACCAGGCGGAAAGCCGGCGCCGGAACGCCCTGCCGGTGGCCCTCCACGGTCTGCCGGCCACTCCATCCGTCGGCGAGCGACGACCACAGGGACAACCGCAGGGGTACGTCGATCGAGCTGGGCGGGATCGCCGGAACCGACGCGTCGGCGAGCGCGGCGAGTGCCGTCTCGTCGAGGTCGCCCAGGTCCGAACCCCAATGAATGATCGCTGGAACGCCACCGCGGGCGTCCAGCACAAGGCTGGCGCCCGCGGCGCGGAGGTGGAGCACGGTCACTCGGCGACCGGAATCGACTGCGACTTGAGGGTCTCGACGGTCGAGGTCTGCGCCTTCTTCAGCGCGTCGAGCAGGGTGCCGCTGCCGGACACGGCGGCCTTGAAGCCGTCCGAGGTGGTGGTGTAGGTCGAGGTCATCGTCGGTCCCCAGACGAAGTCGGACGCGACCTGGGTGGAGGCCTGCGCGAAGACATCGTAGATCGGCTGGCCGCCGTAGAACTCGACTCCCTGCTTCAGGGCGGGCAGCGACGCCCCGGCCTTGGTCGCCGGGTAGAGCTGCGCCTCCTTGTTGAGCAGGGTCAGCGCCTCCTCGCTGGTGTTCAGCCAGAGAGCGAACTTGGCCGCCTCGTACGGGTGCTTCGAGCCCTTGAAGACCGCGGTGGCCGAGCCGCCCCAGTTACCGGCGACGTTGCCACCGGCGGTCCACTGCGGCATCGGGGCGACCGCCCACTTGCCCGAGGTGTCCGGCGCGCCCGACATGATCGAGTTGGCGCCCCACACCGCGGAGACCCAGGTCCACGCCTTGCTGGTGTTGTACGCGTTGTCCCACTCGGTGGTCCACGGCGGAACCGTCGAGACGAGCTTCTTGTCGAGCAGGCCCTGCCAGTAGTTCGCGACCTTGGTGGTGTTCTCGTCGGCCAGGTTCACGGTCCACTTGGAGCCGTCGTTGCTGAACCAGCGGCCACCCGCCTGCCAGGAGAGGCCGGCGAACTGGTTGATGTCGCTCTGCGAGAAGTTGGTGATGTACCCACCGGCGGCCTTCACCTTCTCGGCCGCCGCGGCGTACTCGTCCCAGGTGGTCGGCACCGGGATGTTGTTCTTCTCGAACAGGTCCTTGCGGTAGAAGAGCGCCATGGGGCCCGCGTCCTGCGGGACGCCGTAGACCGAGTTCTCCTCGCCGAAGGTGACCTGTCCCCAGGTCCAGTCGACGAACTTGTCCTTCGCGGCGGTCACCTCGTCGCAGGCGGCCAGGTTCTCCAGGCCGTCCTGGACGCGGAAGCTGGGCAGCGCGTCGTACTCGATGTGGCCGAGGTCGGGCGCGTTGCCGGCCTTCAGCTGGTTGAAGAAGTTCTGGTAGGTGCCGCCGTTGCCGTTCGGGCCGGTCTGCACCTTGACCTGGATGTTCGGGTTCGCGGCGTTCCAGACCTTCACCACGTTCTCGATACCGGGGATCCAGGTGGTGTAGTTCAGCGTGACCGGGCCGGAGGAGGGAGCGCAGCTCGCCGCGCCGGCCGCACCCGTCGTCTCCTCGTCACCGCCGGAGGAGCAGGCGGTCAGGGCGAGTGCTGAGGTCAGCACGACGCCGAGGGAGCGCATGGGAAAACGCATCATTTTCCTCTTTCTGCGGGGTTTTTTCTTCGGGTGAGAGGGGGGTGTTACTTGATGGCGCCCGAGCCGAGGCCGTTGCGCCAGAACCGCTGGAGGAGCAGGAACGCGATCACCAGCGGGATGATCGAGACGAACGCGCCGGACAGCACCAGCATCCGCAGCTCGGGGATCTGGTTGACCTGCGTGTTCCAGCTGTAGAGGCCGAGGGTGACCGGGAAGAGCCGCTCGTTGCCGAGCATGATCAGCGGCAGCAGGAAGTTGTTCCAGACCGCGACGAAGTGGAACAGGAAGATCGTCACGAGGGCCGGGAACATCAGCTTGGTGGAGACCGTGAAGAACGTCCGCACCTCGCCGGAGCCGTCCAGCCGGGCAGCTTCGAGAAGCTCGTCCGGCACGCTCGCGGTGGCGTAGATCCGGGCCAGATAGACGCCGAACGGGTTCACCAGGCTGGGCAGGAAGACCGACCAGAAGGTGTTCGTCGCGTTGAGCTGGCTGAAGATCAGGAAGAGCGGCAGGGCGAGCGCGGTGAACGGCACCAGAACACCGCTCAGCACCACGTTGAAGATCGCCTCCCGGCCCGGGAAGCGGTACTTCGCGAGGGCGTACCCGCACATCGCGGCGAGGACCGTGCCGAGCAGGGCCGCGCCACCGGTGTAGAGGACGCTGTTCAGCATCCAGCGCAGGAACACGCCGTCGCCGTACGCGAAGAGCTCCTTGAGGTTGTCGACCAGGGCGAAGTCGGCGAACCAGAGCGCGTCGGTGCTGCTGAACTGGGCCCGGCTCTTGGTGGCGGCGACCAGCAGCCACCAGATCGGGATCAGGAAGTAGAGGGTGCAGGCGCCCATCACGATCATGGGTGCGATGCGGTTCGCGTTTTTCACTTCTCGCCTCCGCGCTGGGTCACCTTCAGGAAGGCGAAGGACAGCAGGCACGTGGCGAGCGCCAGCACGACCGAGAACGCCGCCGCCAGGTTGAAGTTCGGGATGGAGGAGGTGGAGTAGACGGTCAGGTTCGGCGTGTACGTGCTGGACACCGCCGAGCTGAACGTCCGGAAGACCGCGGGCTCGGCGAGCAGCTGCAGCGTTCCGATGATCGAGAAGACGGTGGTCAGCACGATCGCCGGCATCACCAGCGGGATCTTGATGGACCACGCGGTACGGAACGCCCCGGCGCCGTCGAGCTTGGCCGCCTCGTACACCTCCTGCGGGATCGCCAGCAGCGAGGAGTAGATGATCAGCATGTTGTAGCCGACGTAGACCCAGGTCACGACGTTCGCCATGGACCAGAGCACGAGGTCCGCGCTCAGCAGGTCGACGGCGCTCGTGACGCTCTGGAACGGCGACAGGTTCGGCGAGTAGAGGAAGCCCCACATGATCGCCGCGACCACGCCCGGCACGGCGTACGGGACGAAGAACGCGAGCCGGAAGAACCGGCGCCCGCGCACCAGACCGGAGTCGAGCAGCAGCGCCAGCACCAGGGCCAGCCCGAGCATGACCGGGACCTGGACGACGCCGAACAGCAGCACCCGGCCGATCGACTCCCAGAACGGGCCGTCGGAGAACACCCGCTGGTACTGATCCAGTCCGCCGAAGACCTCGCGGGCCGGACCGAACGTGCCGGTGCGCTCGACCTTGTAGAGGGACTGCTTGATCGCGTACAGGATCGGCGCGAGGTAGAAGGCCGCGAAGAGCAGGCCGAACGGGAGGATGAAGAAAAGCAGGGCGCCCAGGGGCTTCTTCCTGGTCATGCCGTCACCTCCCGGATAACCGCCGTCTGTCCTGCTCCGACGTTGCTGATCTCGGTGTCGGTCACGAGGTCGTGACCGGTTTCGATCGCCACGGGCTGCGTGCCGTGGTTGATCACGAAGAGATAGGAGCGGCCGTCGCCGGAGCGCCGGACCACCTCGACGTCGCCGTTCGATTCCGGGCCGGCCGCCGTGACGCCGGCGGCGGTCACCGCGTCCCGGACCAGCTCGCGCAGGCCACGCGGGTCGAGCTCGGTCGCGACGTACCAGGCGTTGCCGTTGCGGGTGATCGCCGGGACGCCGGGCATCGGCCCGTCGGTGTAGGTGGCGACGGTCTCCGCCGTGGTGGTGCGCAGGCGCTCGGTCCACGTCGTCCCGGTCGCGCCGTTGGAGAGCCTGACCTGGTGGCCCGGCAGCAGCGGGGCGAACTCCTCGCCGTGAACGCCGAGCACGTCCTTGAACGCCCCCGGATAGCCGCCGAGGCGGATCCGGTCCCGCTCGTCGACGATCCCGGAGAAGAACGTGACGAGGAGGCTCCCGCCGTTCTCGACGTACGCCGCCATCCGCTCCGCGGCCTCGTCGCTCACCATGTAGAGGCACGGCACCACGACCAGCTTGTACTTCTCGAGGTCCGCGCCGGGGGCGACCACGTCGGTGGTGACGCCGAGCTCACGCAGCGCCCGGTGCGCGCGGTGGACCTGGTCGAGATAGGTGACCGCCTGCGACGGGCGGGCCTCGCCCTCCGCCGACCACCAGGACTCCCAGCTGAAGACCAGCGCGACGTCCGACTCGACCTCGGTGCCGGCCACCTCGCCGATCCGGTCCAGGGTCTCGGAGAGCCGCAGCACCTCCCGCCAGGCGACGGTGTCGGTGCCGGCGTGCGGCAGCAGCGCGGAGTGGAACTTCTCGGCGCCCTGCGCGGAGGCCCGCCACTGGAAGAAGCAGAGGGAGTCGGCGCCCCGGGCCACGTGGGTCAGCGAGTTACGGATCATCTCGCCCGGCGCCTTGGTCAGGTTGTGCGGCTGCCAGTTCACCGCGCCGGCCGCCTGCTCCATGAGCATCCACGGCTTGCCGCCGGCCAGGCCACGGGTCAGGTCGGCGGCGAAGGAGAGCTCCGCGACCGGGTCGCCGAGGCGGTGGTCGAGGTAGTGGTCGTTCGCGACGACGTCCATCTCCGGCGCCCAGGACCAGTAGTCGAGGTTGCGGATGTGTGCGGTGACCATGAAGTTCGTGGTCACCTTGATGTCCGAGTGACGGCGCAGGATCTCCGCCTCGGCGCGGTAGTAGCCGAGCAGCTCGTCGGAGCTGAACCGGTGGAAGTCGACGATCTGGGCCGGGTTGCGCAGCGAGAGCGCCAGCCGCGGCGGCTGGATCTCCGACCAGTCGCCGTACCGCTGGCTCCAGAACGACGTGCCCCAGGCCTCGTTCAGCGTCTCGATCTTGCGGTAGCGCTCGCGCAGCCAGCCCCGGAAGGCCTCGGCGCTCGCGTCGCAGTAGCAGAGCGCGTTGTGGCAGCCCAGCTCGTTCGAGACGTGCCAGAGCGCGACGGCGGGGTGGCTGCCGTACCGCTGGGCGACCTGCTCGACCAGGGCGAGCGCCTTCTCCCGGAAGACCGGCGAACTCGGGCACCAGGCCTGGCGGCCGCCGGGGAACCGGATCGTCCCGTCGGCCGCGGCCGGCAGGATCTCCGGGTACAGGGTGCTGAGCCACGGCGGCGGGCTGCTCGTTCCCGTACCCAGATTGACCTGGATCCCGTTCTCGTGCAGCAGGCCGATGACCTCGTCGAGGTCGTCGAAGTGGTACCGGCCGGGGCTCGGCTCCACGTTCGACCAGCCGAAGATGTTGACGGCCACCAGGTCGACGCCGGCCTGACGCATGAGCGCGACATCCTCGCGCCACACGTCGGGCGACCATTGTTCCGGGTTGTAGTCACAGCCGAGGCTGATCCCGGTCTTCCGCTTAAACATAAAACTCCTGGTCACAGGTGTGTGCACGTGCACACATTTCCGGGGACCTAAGTGTCCGTTACGGATGTGTGAACGTGCACACAGTAGGAGTGGCCTGGCACTCAGTCAATAGGCCCGGCGCTACATTGATCGCATGTCCAGGCCTCAGAAGCGCGCCACGGTCCACGACATCGCCGCCGCGGCCGGTGTCTCCCGCGGCACCGTGAGCCGCGTGCTGAACGGCGGATACGTCTCCGCCGAGGCCCGCGCCGCGATCGAGGCGGCCATCCTCGAAGTCGGTTACGTGCCGAACAACGCGGCCCGGACGCTGAAGATGCGCCGCTCGCAGGCCGTCGGCTTCGTCGCTCTGGAGCCGCATTCACTCTTCCTCGACGACCCGAACATCGGCTCGATCATGCTCGGCGCGAACGCCGCGCTCTCCCTCGCCGACCACCAGATGGTCAGCCTGGTGGTGGAGTCCCAGCGCGACACCGAGCGGGTCGCGCGGTACCTCAGCGGAGGTTTCGTCGACGGCGCCATCGTCGTGTCGGCCCGGACCCGGGACCCGATCATCAAGGTAATCGCCGACCTGGGCCTTCCGGCGGCATTCGTCGGTCATCCACCCGAGTTGAGCGACAACATCCCGTTCGTCGGGATAGACAACGTGGGCTCGGCCCAGGCGATCACAGCCCGCCTCGCCGCCAGCGGCCGCCGCCGCATCGGCATGATCGCCGCCGCGCTCGACCGGGACTCCGGCATCGACCGATTGACAGGCTTCAAAACCGCATTGGGTACGGGGTACGACCCCGCCCTGGTCGCCGACGTCCCGCACTACGACTACGGGTCCGGCGCCAAGGGGATGCGCCTGCTGCTCGAACGTGAACCGTCGATCGACGGCGTCTTCGCCGCGTCGGACGCCATCGCGGCCGGGGCCCTGGAAACGCTGCGGGAAGCCGGACGCAGCGTGCCCGGGGACGTCGGGGTCGTCGGGTTCGACGACAGCACGTGGGCGGTGCGGTGCCAGCCGCAGCTGTCCACGGTGCATCAGCCGGCGAAGGAGCTGGGGTCGTACGCGGCGCAGCTGGTGCTGCGGCAGTTGCGGGGGGAGACGCTGGAGCCGGGCGGGCAGATGCTGCCGACGCCGATCGTGTGGCGGGACTCGGCGTGAGGGGTGGCGGGCGCGCGATCCGGCGGGCGCAGGCCCGCCCTCCCTGGGGGCTCCCCCATTGGCCAGTGTGACGCGGACTGACGATCTTCGCGGGCCGGCCTGTGCACAACCCGCACCTGTGGACAGCACGCGGAATCGCCCGCAGGCTGCTAGCCCCGGAAGCTGGACCGCAGCCGGTCGGCAAGTTTCGTCGGGGGCGGAGGCGGCAGCGGGCGCTGCACGGCGGGCCGCTCCGACCGGCCGATCGGACGATCGTAATCGGTCGCCGCGATCGTCTCGATGATCTGCTCCTCGGTGAAGTGCTCGGAGCCGGGAATCGTCTCGACGAAGCCGACGAGCACACCATTGCGCATGACCTGTGCCTGCAAGCCGGCGGCGCCGACCTCCCACTCCGCCTCGCGCCCGTCGGCGAGCACGACCCGGATGCCATAACCGGTGCCACCGGCACGCGGGAGCCGCACATGGGCGAAAACGTTGCGGTCCCGCAAGATCTGGACCAAGCGGCGGGCCCGGTTCTCTTCCATGAACACGACCGTAGCCCGCGGATCTGAAGACACGCTGAAGATCGGCATGATGCCGGTAACGGAATGAACATGTAACATCACCAGCGGCCATAGCCCCAGGTCACATCGATGCATGTTACTACTCTGTAACAGGAATGTCACCGGATTCCTTTTCTCACCTCGGTGACTTACTGTGCGGTAACCGAAGCGCTTCGGGCCCTGAAGTCCCCACGTGGATATCGGAGGCCATCGATGAGAGCGGCTACCGTCCTCGCCAGTCTCGTCACGTCCGCACTGAGCCTCGTCCTGCTCGCCGCGCCCGCCCAGGCAGCGAGCACCGTCGATTACGTCGCCCTCGGCGACTCCTACTCCTCCGGCGTCGGCGCACCCGGTCAATCCGGCACCTGCCTGCGCAGCAACAACAGCTACGCGGCACAGTGGGCCGCCCGGAACTCGCCCGCGTCGTTCCAGTTCCTGGCGTGCGGCGGCGCCGTCACCGACGACATCGTGAACACCCAGGCGCCGGCCATGCGCAGCGGCGCCGACCTGGTCAGCATCACGATCGGCGGCAACGACGCGGGCTTCGCGCCGACCGTCATCACGTGCCTCACGTCGAGCGACTCGACCTGTGCCGCCAAGGTCGAGTCAGGCAAGGCGTACGTGCGGAACACCCTCCCCGGCAAACTCGACGCGGCGTACCGGGCGATCCGGGCGAAGGCTCCGGATGCGCGGGTGGTGGTCCTGTCGTACCCGCTGATCTTCGACACCTCGTCGCTGTTCTGCGAGATGAGCGTCGCGAAACGGCGGTCGCTGAACAGTGGTGCGCAGGC is part of the Actinoplanes missouriensis 431 genome and encodes:
- a CDS encoding DUF6510 family protein; amino-acid sequence: MEIDGNALAGDLSEVFATDATVAVFTCAGCGHAGAVATLRVWGPAPGAVGRCPSCTDVILRLVRTPSRLILTLTGATRLELPLDA
- a CDS encoding S8 family peptidase, with translation MRLLTGTLAISLATGLGAVALPGISYAGVPATVSAAHPARVVGTSVDAFGRPVVAVHEATDRRETAELLAELPNAQLDVPVRVAGSDPYRSQQWALPKIKATTAWTTSTGAGVTVAVIDTGVDANHPDLTGKVLPGYDMINKVAGGTTDGNGHGTHVAGIIGAATGNGIGISGVAPDAAILPVRVFDAKGAGYMSDVAESIVWAADHGADVINMSLGSTGKLDALADAVTYARGKGVTVVAAAGNERQKGSPVSYPAAYPGVIAVAATTAADTYASFSNAGGYVDVAAPGDAIVSTYPTALAGGEYVAMSGTSMASPHVAAVAAQLKAYQPALGPDQVEKILEATAVDLGATGFDTTYGNGRIDAAAALDAAGQFVTANVSTRTVTYGARTSTTFTATSAGRPLAGTTVSACLSIAGAAWSCTPVTTNAAGAYTLTRAADATYKARLLVPSTTDFAAASATASYTAKAKVTAVRSTKGAITVKVTGASGQTMTVQRYVSRKWKTVRTFRSTATRKVTGLVGGGTYRVVVAGTKRVAGVTSGTVKA
- a CDS encoding alpha-galactosidase, with protein sequence MTVLHLRAAGASLVLDARGGVPAIIHWGSDLGDLDETALAALADASVPAIPPSSIDVPLRLSLWSSLADGWSGRQTVEGHRQGVPAPAFRLVELHDQDPIAWVRGESADGSLELTTELELSAEGVLRVRHVLVNRGATAFDLAGLDIALPIPADAAELLDFTGLWAHERQPQRAPLRHGVWSRESRHGRPGHDDAFLLMAGEPGFGFRRGRLWAVHLAWSGDKRLVAERSALGPGTLGGGELLAPGEIRLAPGESYETPWLVAVHSETGIDGLSDRLHPWIRSRSALRLPRPVVLNTWEAVYFDHDLPVLSRLVDAAADAGVERFVLDDGWFTGRRDDKRALGDWYVDPAVWPDGLHPLISRVHAAGMDFGLWVEPEMISPDSVLAREHPSWILGGASGPTWRWQRVLDLGNPDAYAHLRERLAALLTEYPIAFLKWDHNRDLLTPGAAHRQTRALYRLLASLRAEFPHVEIESCASGGARIDLGILDLVDRFWTSDTNDPLDRQRIQRWTSVLIPPEYLGGHLGDATAHVTGRHSALGFRLATALFGSAGIEWNLTTASPPERALIAAWIAEHKRLRPLLHTGTVVRADAADPAFRLHGVVARDRSEAVYALVAVGSPSTALPPPIRFPGLDPNRLYTVRPIGPPPKTVQDTPPAWLAAGEVTLPGRVLAEAGLPCPLLAPEQALLLEVS
- a CDS encoding ferredoxin reductase, with the translated sequence MKNRISWRVATVSSARWETASARTLVLDVPDWPGHLPGQHIDVRLTAEDGYTAQRSYSIASAWTPAPSATGAGSAGAPGTVELTIQRLDDGEVSPYLTDVVEPGDQIELRGPVGGWFVWREKQTAPVLLIAGGSGIVPLMAMIRARGEARGRQPFRLIYSVRTPEDAAYADELRLRVRENPGLDVHFVYTRKAPDGWPTPPKRIDVAAINSHGWPPDFQPDCYVCGPTSFVETAADILVALGHDPKRIRTERFGGA
- a CDS encoding nitroreductase family deazaflavin-dependent oxidoreductase, producing the protein MPLTGEYLPSTSDWARKQAEKYEETNGEQANDIQGMPIIVLSSIGAKTGALRKTALMRVEHDGEYAVVGSLGGAPKNPVWVYNIRKNPHVELQDGEVKRDYTARELEGQEREIWWERAVAAYPPYAEYQTKTDRLIPVFVLTAA
- a CDS encoding sulfite oxidase-like oxidoreductase, coding for MGIISRGFGGRRRESLPGLPPGQYLTHDFPVLSAGPTPRIPLDRWKFTITTETGEKHSWDWKEFTALPAEEFTVDIHCVTKWSKLGTTWKGVALDTLFEDVESAADYTMAHSYGGYTTNVPLDDLLEGKAWLVYEFDGEPLHPEHGGPVRLLVPHLYFWKSAIWVNGLQMINEDEPGFWEAGGYHMYGDPWREQRYQGD